One Thunnus albacares chromosome 12, fThuAlb1.1, whole genome shotgun sequence genomic region harbors:
- the LOC122993967 gene encoding tripartite motif-containing protein 16-like, with translation MAQKGDQLDQETFSCSICLDLLKDPVTIPCGHSYCMNCIKGFWDEEDQKKIYSCPQCRQTFTPRPVLAKNTMLADLVEELKKTGLQAAPADHCYAGPEDVACDVCTGRKLKALKSCLTCLMSYCEKHLQFHYESPRFKKHKLVDPSEKLQENICSRHDEVMKMFCRTDQQSICYLCSVDEHKGHDTVSAATERTEKWRELMLNQQQIQQRIQDREKDVKLLQQEVEAVNRSADKAVEDSEKIFTELIRLIQKRSSDVKQQIRSQQETEVSRVKELQEKLEQEITELKRKDAELKQLSHTEDHTQFLLNYPSLSQLSEPTDSSSINIRPLRYFEDVTAAVSELRDQLQDILREKWTNISLTGTEVDILLSEPEPKTRDEFLKYSREITLDPNTANTWLLLSEGNRKAELMRQQQSYSSHPDRFANWRQVLSRESLTGRCYWEVEWRGEAVRVAVAYKDISRAGGLYECVFGYNDKSWMLYCGTKSCEFLFNNISTSISGLQSSRVGVYLDHSEGILSFYSVSDTMTLLHRVQTTFTQPLYAGLMLCYPYGVTAEFCKLK, from the coding sequence atggcgcAGAAAGGAGATCAGCTGGACCAAGAAACCTTCTCttgttcgatctgtctggatctactgaaggatccggtgactattccttgtggacacagctactgcatgaactgtattaaaggcttctgggatgaagaggatCAGAAgaagatctacagctgccctcagtgcagacagaccttcacaccgaggcctgtcctggcgaaaaacaccatgttagcagatttagtggaggagctgaagaagactggactccaagctgctcctgctgatcactgctatgctggacctgaagatgtggcctgtgatgtctgcactgggaggaagctgaaagccctcaagtcctgtTTGACTTGTCTGATgtcttactgtgagaaacacctcCAGTTTCATTATGAATCACCTAGATTTAAAAAgcacaagctggtcgacccctcggagaagctccaggagaacatctgctctcgtcatgatgaggtgatgaagatgttctgccgtactgatcagcagagtatctgttatctctgctctgtggatgaacataaaggccacgacacagtctcagctgcaaCAGAAAGGACTGAAAAGTGGAGAGAGCTCATGTTGAATCAACAacaaatccagcagagaatccaggacagagagaaagatgtgaagctgcttcaacaggaagtggaggccgtcaatcgctctgctgataaagcagtggaggacagtgagaagatcttcactgagctgatccgtctcatccagaaaagaagctctgatgtgaagcagcagatcagatcccagcaggaaactgaagtgagtcgagtcaaagagcttcaggagaagctggagcaggagatcactgagctgaagaggaaagacgctgaactgaagcagctctcacacacagaggatcacaccCAGTTTCTActcaactacccctcactgtcacaactcagtgaacctacagactcatccagcatcaatatccgtcctctgagatactttgaggatgtgacagcagctgtgtcagagctcagagatcaactacaggacatcctgagggagaaatggacaaacatctcactgacagggACTGAAGTGgacattttactgtcagaaccagaacccaagaccagagatgagttcttaaaatattcacgtgaaatcactctggatccaaacacagcaaacacatggctgttattatctgaggggaacagaaaagcagaactAATGAGACAACAACAGTCTTATtctagtcacccagacagattcgCTAATTGGcgtcaggtcctgagtagagagagtctgactggacgttgttactgggaggtggagtggagaggggaAGCAGTTCgtgtagcagtcgcatacaaagatatcagcagagcaggaggcttgtatgaatgtgtatttggatacaatgacaaatcttggaTGTTATATTGTGGCACTAAAAGTTGTGAATTTTTGTTCAACAATATCTCAACTTCCATCTCAGGTCTTCagtcctccagagtaggagtgtatcTGGATCACAGTGAAGGTATtttgtccttctacagcgtctctgacaccatgactctcctccacagagtccagacaacattcactcagcctctctatgctggactcATGCTTTGTTATCCTTACGGAGtcacagctgagttctgtaaactcaaatag